The Pseudomonas cucumis sequence TGCAGATTGCTCTGAAATGACTCGAGGCGTTCGTTGAGGTGCTGTAGATACGCTTCGAATTCGTGCTGGCCGCTGTCGGTAATGGCCAGCATCAAGGTTGCCAGATCATCGAGGATGGGCAGCAATTCATACCAATTCAAGCCATTTTGCAGACGATCGCGCATCGCCTCGGCTTGCGGACGATGGCGCTCGGGCAACGCCAGATCATCGAGAAGCCCCAGCAGGGTGTCTTCGATGTGCTTGGCGACAGAGCTGTAGGACGGCTCCGGCGAGTCCGGCAGGGCATATAGAATATCGTGCTCGGACTCTGGGTCGATGGGCATCGGAGTCAGTTCATCGGGATTGATTGCCGACGGAGCCTGAGTGGTCGGTAGGGCAACCGCTGGAACCGGCTCTTGTGGTTGCTCGACATTCGGTCGGGTTTGTAACTCCGGGACCTGGCTGCTCGTAGTGTCTGGCTCAAGGATGGGTGGGACAAACGCCACGACTTCAGCGGCAGGAGCCATTGCTGTTGGCGCCTGAATTTGCAGCGGTGCAGTGTCGGGCAGGGCGGCTTCTACGGTTGGCAACACCCGTTGCGGTTTATCGGCGACTGGCGAGAGATTGACCATCGCTTGTGGGGGCTCGGCCGGTGCTGCAACCGGTTCGACAGATGGCGGGGCAGGCATTTGTGATTCGGGGACGGCGATCTGTGGCGCGGTCTCCTCCGTTTCCCTACTGAACAGGCGCTGCAGAAAGCTTGGACGATCAGGTTCAGCGGGGTTCTCCAGCAGGTTCAAGGCTTTGCCTTGCAAGCCGCTCAGCTCGCTGAGCAGCAACGGGATTTCACGGGCCTGGCCTACGCGTCCGTCCAGCTGCTTGGCGAAATTTTTCAGCGGCCGGCTCACTTCCCGGGGCAAAGGCAGTGCTTGCAACTGAGAGACCAGCGCCGTCAGTGCCGCACTGACTTGATTGACCCGGGTTTCCCTGCGTTGCTCGGAGTCGAGCACGGCTTTTTCCAGGCGTGGCAGCAAGGCAGCCAGGCCGGCGTCCATGTCATCGGTGCGCACGACTTCGCGCATTTCCTTCATGCATTGATCAACAGCGCGATCGGTGCCTTCCGCGGCCAGGGTACTGCGCACCAGCCCACGACGCAGCAGATCAAGCCGGGCGTCCCATCGACGTTCCAGTTTTTCCTGTTGTT is a genomic window containing:
- a CDS encoding diguanylate cyclase, which translates into the protein MSDEAQRWKEKYLKSIEQQEKLERRWDARLDLLRRGLVRSTLAAEGTDRAVDQCMKEMREVVRTDDMDAGLAALLPRLEKAVLDSEQRRETRVNQVSAALTALVSQLQALPLPREVSRPLKNFAKQLDGRVGQAREIPLLLSELSGLQGKALNLLENPAEPDRPSFLQRLFSRETEETAPQIAVPESQMPAPPSVEPVAAPAEPPQAMVNLSPVADKPQRVLPTVEAALPDTAPLQIQAPTAMAPAAEVVAFVPPILEPDTTSSQVPELQTRPNVEQPQEPVPAVALPTTQAPSAINPDELTPMPIDPESEHDILYALPDSPEPSYSSVAKHIEDTLLGLLDDLALPERHRPQAEAMRDRLQNGLNWYELLPILDDLATLMLAITDSGQHEFEAYLQHLNERLESFQSNLQAASEGHADNSSAARAMDTQIREQVDGLQSSMQEAADLDDLKHMLENHLEGLLGTMDQHQKQRDEREKEVAARLQSLAERVAHMEQEALGYREHLEEQRQKALIDPLTGLPNRAAWSERLEHEIGQWKQHGNTLLLAMLDLDHFKRINDNYGHLAGDKVLKIIANVLRKRLRGTDFIARFGGEEFVLLMPATLPMAGAKLLETLRASIEACPFHFKGERVTITISMGLTAFRPGEHSDLVLKRADQALYRAKNTGRNRVELG